In Deinobacterium chartae, a single genomic region encodes these proteins:
- a CDS encoding carbonic anhydrase: protein MSESPDFDASLMDAVRRGASMEEIAALRPLSIQTPEEAIVALKHGNARFFGGQSRRPELSANERRAQIISQSPFAAVIGCSDSRVPVEMVFDQGFGHLFIIRVAGQVITPDTLGSVEFAVEHLGVKLLVVMGHEGCGAVSAAMLPPEKLAEEPENLRTLIERIRPAVHGLPYIRDRKARMREAVTHNVRYQVSLLRRNALVQQAEEKGSIRVIGAYYEIGSGAVDFLTEPEDLAL from the coding sequence ATGAGCGAGTCCCCTGACTTTGATGCCAGCCTGATGGATGCCGTACGCCGTGGGGCCAGCATGGAAGAGATCGCGGCCCTGCGCCCGCTGAGCATCCAAACACCCGAGGAAGCCATCGTGGCCCTCAAACACGGCAACGCCCGCTTCTTTGGCGGACAGAGCCGACGACCCGAGCTCAGCGCCAACGAGCGCCGCGCACAGATCATCTCGCAGTCGCCGTTCGCAGCGGTCATCGGCTGCTCGGACAGCCGTGTCCCGGTCGAAATGGTCTTTGACCAGGGCTTCGGGCACCTGTTCATCATTCGGGTGGCCGGGCAGGTCATCACTCCGGATACGCTGGGCAGCGTGGAGTTCGCGGTCGAGCACCTGGGCGTGAAGCTGCTGGTGGTGATGGGGCACGAGGGCTGCGGCGCCGTGAGCGCGGCCATGCTGCCTCCGGAGAAACTGGCCGAGGAGCCCGAGAACCTGCGCACGCTGATCGAGCGCATCCGTCCGGCGGTGCACGGCCTGCCCTACATCCGCGACCGCAAGGCCCGCATGCGCGAGGCCGTCACGCACAACGTGCGCTACCAGGTGTCGCTGCTGCGCCGCAACGCGCTGGTCCAGCAGGCCGAGGAGAAAGGCAGCATCCGGGTGATCGGTGCTTACTACGAGATCGGCAGCGGCGCGGTGGATTTCCTGACCGAACCCGAGGACCTCGCCCTGTAA
- a CDS encoding MFS transporter, with the protein MSVRPSRRPTWDRNYRLGVYNGWLVFVGDGFMNATVVLAAFAAKLGASNAIIGLLPAIQQGGWMLPQLIIAGIVRAHPYKLPVYRSAATIRALTYVWMVLSSALLIDHPGWLLASFIAGMIINAFASGVSGLPFLEVVSKVIPSERRASFFGTRNLWGGLLAFLAGLGVRQILASDLPFPYNYTLIFAIGTVAYTVGYAVFGRVTEPPDEPLPRASVLEELRLIPFTLRSDPAFRAFLGVRLLLAFATMAEPFYAVYALRVLEMPASMLGVFLMTLTGVAPLSNVIWTRVAQRHGSRRIIRYSAFFAALAPIIALALPPGARWSYLAVFVCSSVATQGFNLGHTNHLLNIAPTHARSRYIGVLNTLVGLALFAPVIGGLLADAAGYNVVFLLSSGLFCAAWFLAMKLRRDA; encoded by the coding sequence GTGAGTGTCCGCCCTTCCCGCCGTCCGACCTGGGATCGCAATTATCGCCTCGGCGTCTACAACGGATGGCTGGTCTTCGTCGGCGACGGCTTCATGAACGCCACCGTGGTCCTGGCCGCCTTCGCCGCGAAGCTGGGTGCTTCCAACGCCATCATCGGTCTGCTGCCCGCCATCCAGCAGGGCGGCTGGATGCTGCCCCAACTGATCATCGCCGGCATCGTCCGCGCCCATCCGTACAAACTGCCGGTCTACCGCTCGGCCGCCACCATACGCGCCCTCACCTACGTGTGGATGGTGCTCTCCAGCGCCCTGTTGATCGACCATCCCGGCTGGCTGCTGGCCAGCTTCATCGCGGGCATGATCATCAACGCCTTCGCCTCGGGGGTGTCGGGCCTGCCGTTCCTCGAGGTGGTCTCCAAGGTGATTCCCAGCGAGCGGCGTGCGTCCTTTTTCGGCACCCGCAACCTGTGGGGCGGCCTGCTGGCCTTCCTGGCCGGGCTGGGGGTGCGGCAGATCCTGGCCTCCGACCTGCCCTTTCCGTACAACTACACCCTGATCTTCGCGATCGGCACGGTCGCTTACACGGTCGGCTACGCGGTCTTTGGACGGGTCACCGAGCCGCCCGACGAACCGCTGCCGCGCGCCAGCGTCCTCGAGGAACTGCGGCTGATACCCTTCACCCTACGCTCGGACCCGGCCTTCCGCGCCTTTTTGGGCGTGCGCCTGCTGCTGGCCTTCGCGACCATGGCCGAGCCGTTCTACGCCGTGTACGCCCTGCGGGTCCTCGAGATGCCCGCCTCGATGTTGGGAGTCTTTCTGATGACCTTAACCGGTGTGGCCCCGCTGTCCAACGTGATCTGGACCCGGGTGGCCCAGCGGCACGGCTCGAGGCGCATCATCCGCTACTCGGCCTTTTTTGCCGCACTGGCCCCGATCATCGCGCTCGCACTGCCGCCGGGAGCACGCTGGAGCTATCTGGCCGTGTTCGTGTGCTCGAGCGTGGCCACGCAAGGATTCAACCTGGGACACACCAACCACCTGCTCAACATCGCTCCGACACACGCCCGCAGCCGGTACATCGGGGTGCTGAACACGCTGGTGGGTCTGGCGCTGTTCGCCCCGGTCATCGGGGGGCTGCTGGCCGACGCAGCCGGGTATAACGTGGTATTTTTGCTGTCTAGCGGGCTGTTTTGCGCCGCATGGTTCCTGGCGATGAAGCTGCGCCGTGACGCCTGA
- a CDS encoding DUF2071 domain-containing protein → MRPLSPQAAALRPLQLYDHRPWPLPKAPWVMWMSWQDLLFLHWPVPPETLRPHLPGGLELDTFDGQAWLGAVPFRMADVRPRGIPPLPGLSYFPELNLRTYVRVPGETHGGKPGVWFFSLDAANPLAVRGARSSFHLPYFDARMQVLRQGAAVDYTSRRTHRRAPPAEFRARYRPSGPVYLAQPGSLEAWLTERYCLYSAQGERLWRGHIHHARWPLQPAEVTLEANTLAEGWGLHLPGAPALAHFARRIDMVAWTLERVR, encoded by the coding sequence GTGAGGCCGCTCTCGCCACAGGCGGCAGCCCTGCGCCCGCTGCAGCTGTACGATCACCGTCCCTGGCCGCTGCCCAAGGCTCCCTGGGTGATGTGGATGAGCTGGCAGGACCTGCTGTTCTTGCACTGGCCGGTTCCACCCGAGACGCTGCGCCCCCACCTGCCTGGCGGCCTCGAGCTCGACACCTTCGACGGGCAAGCCTGGCTGGGAGCCGTTCCCTTCCGGATGGCCGACGTGCGTCCGCGCGGGATTCCGCCGCTTCCGGGCCTGTCGTACTTTCCCGAACTGAACCTGCGCACCTACGTGCGCGTGCCGGGCGAGACGCACGGGGGCAAGCCGGGCGTGTGGTTCTTCAGCCTCGACGCCGCCAACCCGTTGGCAGTGCGCGGCGCGCGCAGCAGCTTTCATCTCCCCTACTTCGACGCCCGCATGCAGGTGCTACGCCAGGGCGCGGCGGTTGACTACACCTCGAGGCGCACGCACCGCCGCGCTCCGCCCGCCGAGTTCCGCGCGCGCTACCGGCCCAGCGGTCCGGTCTACCTCGCGCAGCCGGGCAGCCTCGAGGCGTGGCTGACCGAGCGGTACTGCCTGTACTCCGCGCAGGGAGAGCGGCTGTGGCGCGGTCACATCCACCACGCGCGCTGGCCGCTGCAACCCGCCGAGGTGACCTTGGAAGCCAACACCCTGGCCGAGGGCTGGGGGCTGCACCTGCCCGGTGCGCCAGCGCTGGCGCACTTTGCCCGCCGCATCGACATGGTCGCCTGGACGCTCGAGCGGGTCCGCTAG
- a CDS encoding thiol-disulfide oxidoreductase DCC family protein — translation MSGPSLQPGVILFDGVCNLCNGAVQFILLRDPQARFRFASLQSETGQRLRAAGQVPEDTDSFVLLEGGRTYLRSDAALCIARGLGGPWRLLYVLILLPRPLRDAVYCLIARNRYRIFGRREACLLPRPEWRSRFL, via the coding sequence ATGAGCGGGCCCTCCTTGCAGCCTGGCGTGATCCTGTTCGACGGTGTGTGCAACCTGTGCAACGGTGCGGTGCAGTTCATCTTGCTGCGCGACCCGCAGGCGCGTTTCCGCTTCGCCTCACTGCAGTCCGAGACCGGCCAGCGCCTGCGAGCGGCCGGGCAGGTCCCCGAAGACACCGACTCGTTCGTGCTGCTCGAGGGCGGGCGCACCTACCTGCGCAGCGACGCCGCGCTGTGCATCGCACGCGGTCTGGGAGGCCCCTGGCGTTTGCTGTACGTTCTGATCCTGCTGCCGCGCCCGTTGCGCGACGCGGTCTACTGCCTGATCGCCCGCAACCGCTACCGCATCTTCGGGCGGCGTGAAGCCTGCCTGCTCCCACGCCCCGAATGGCGCTCCCGCTTTCTGTGA
- the rpsI gene encoding 30S ribosomal protein S9: MEQYYGTGRRKASVARVFLRPGEGRITVNGKDFQIYFRGILRAVYAMQAFRETGTLGRYDAIITVTGGGPGGQADAIKLGIARALIQANPDYRAALKPKGLLTRDAREVERKKFGLKKARRAPQFSKR, encoded by the coding sequence ATGGAACAGTACTACGGAACCGGTCGCCGCAAGGCTTCGGTGGCGCGCGTATTCCTGCGCCCTGGCGAAGGCCGCATCACCGTCAACGGCAAGGACTTCCAGATCTACTTCCGCGGCATCCTGCGCGCCGTTTACGCCATGCAGGCCTTCCGCGAAACCGGCACCCTGGGCCGTTATGACGCAATCATCACCGTGACCGGTGGTGGCCCCGGCGGTCAGGCCGACGCGATCAAGCTGGGCATCGCCCGCGCTCTGATCCAGGCCAACCCCGACTACCGCGCGGCCCTCAAGCCCAAGGGCCTGCTGACCCGCGACGCCCGCGAGGTCGAGCGCAAGAAGTTCGGCCTCAAGAAGGCCCGTCGCGCTCCGCAGTTCAGCAAGCGCTAA
- the rplM gene encoding 50S ribosomal protein L13 produces the protein MHKTYVPKETDARWVLIDAEGHTLGRLATQIATLIRGKHRPDFTPNVAMGDFVVVINADKVVLTGNKLDQKVYTRYTGYQGGLKTETARVALGKHPERVIEHAVFGMLPKGRLGRALHTRLKVYSGSQHPHVAQQPVKLEIK, from the coding sequence ATGCACAAGACGTACGTGCCAAAAGAAACCGACGCCCGCTGGGTGCTCATTGACGCCGAGGGCCATACCCTGGGTCGCCTCGCCACTCAGATCGCCACCTTAATCCGTGGCAAGCACCGCCCGGACTTCACCCCCAACGTGGCGATGGGCGACTTCGTGGTCGTGATCAACGCCGACAAGGTGGTTCTGACCGGCAACAAGCTCGACCAGAAGGTGTACACCCGCTACACCGGCTACCAGGGTGGCCTCAAGACCGAGACCGCCCGCGTGGCGCTGGGCAAGCACCCTGAGCGCGTGATCGAGCACGCGGTGTTCGGCATGCTGCCCAAGGGTCGCCTGGGCCGCGCGCTGCACACCCGCCTGAAGGTCTACTCGGGCAGCCAGCACCCGCACGTCGCGCAGCAGCCCGTCAAACTGGAGATCAAGTGA
- the aroQ gene encoding type II 3-dehydroquinate dehydratase yields MILILNGPNLNMLGTREPQTYGSATLVDLEAQCEAWGAELGLAVSCRQSNFEGQLLEWIQEAEEHGFSGIVINPGALTHYSYALRDAIAGQRLPVVEVHISNVDARESFRHVSVTAGVCRGKISGLGFLGYRLAMEYLQDILGN; encoded by the coding sequence ATGATCCTGATCCTCAACGGACCCAACCTGAACATGCTCGGCACCCGCGAACCGCAGACCTACGGGAGTGCGACCCTGGTCGACCTCGAGGCGCAGTGCGAGGCCTGGGGGGCCGAGCTGGGCCTTGCGGTGTCGTGCCGCCAGAGCAACTTCGAGGGACAGCTGCTCGAGTGGATTCAGGAGGCCGAGGAGCACGGCTTTTCCGGCATCGTCATCAATCCGGGGGCGCTGACCCACTACTCGTACGCGCTGCGCGACGCGATCGCCGGACAGCGCCTGCCGGTGGTGGAGGTCCACATCTCGAACGTGGACGCCCGCGAGAGCTTCCGGCACGTCTCGGTCACGGCCGGGGTGTGCCGCGGCAAGATCAGCGGCCTGGGCTTTTTGGGCTACCGCCTCGCCATGGAGTACCTGCAAGACATCCTGGGGAACTGA
- a CDS encoding 3-dehydroquinate synthase, translating into MIKLRVELEPAYDVTLGYGLLDGLQLPVSRVALLYDAALPAEVVERAARHAEFRVALPPGEACKTLEVYSRTLSELARHALPRDGAVLSLGGGATSDLAGFVAASYLRGVRLYSVPTTLLAVVDASVGGKTGVNLPEGKNLVGAFHQASAVTADLDTLRSLPERTFREGVSEMFKHDLLDPRARLGRFWERSDVGSPEFLEAVARSVAVKAGVVARDPHEAGERAYLNLGHTLGHALEAASRHALTHGEAVAYGLHYAAILSYLEGGADLTERTAKFLAWMRPGPLPRASFEDLAVLMNRDKKADSRGVRFTLLRDVGEAYLARVSPERQRVAFERFVTDVRAILGAKPER; encoded by the coding sequence ATGATCAAACTGAGAGTTGAGCTCGAGCCCGCCTACGACGTGACCCTGGGTTACGGTCTGCTCGACGGTCTGCAACTTCCGGTCTCACGGGTCGCCCTGCTGTACGACGCCGCACTTCCGGCGGAGGTGGTGGAGCGGGCCGCACGCCACGCCGAGTTCCGGGTGGCGCTGCCGCCCGGAGAGGCCTGCAAGACCCTCGAGGTGTACAGCCGTACGCTCTCGGAACTCGCCCGCCATGCCCTGCCGCGCGACGGAGCGGTGCTCTCGCTGGGCGGCGGAGCGACCAGCGACCTGGCGGGATTCGTGGCCGCCTCGTACCTGCGCGGGGTGCGGCTGTACAGCGTGCCCACCACGCTGCTGGCGGTGGTGGACGCCTCGGTGGGTGGCAAGACCGGCGTGAACCTGCCCGAGGGCAAGAACTTAGTGGGCGCTTTTCACCAGGCCTCGGCGGTCACGGCCGACTTAGACACGCTGCGCTCGCTGCCCGAGCGTACCTTCCGCGAGGGGGTCAGCGAGATGTTCAAACACGACCTGCTCGATCCACGGGCGCGGCTGGGCCGCTTCTGGGAACGCTCGGACGTGGGTTCGCCGGAGTTCCTCGAGGCGGTGGCCCGCTCGGTGGCGGTCAAGGCCGGGGTGGTGGCGCGCGATCCGCACGAGGCGGGCGAACGTGCCTATCTGAACCTGGGCCACACGCTGGGCCACGCCCTCGAGGCCGCCTCACGGCACGCGCTGACGCACGGCGAGGCCGTGGCCTACGGACTGCATTACGCGGCCATCTTGTCCTACCTCGAAGGCGGGGCCGACCTGACCGAGCGCACCGCCAAGTTCTTGGCCTGGATGCGCCCCGGGCCGCTGCCTCGGGCTTCGTTCGAGGACCTGGCGGTGCTGATGAACCGCGACAAAAAGGCCGACTCGAGGGGCGTGCGCTTCACGCTGCTGCGCGATGTGGGAGAGGCGTATCTCGCCCGGGTGAGCCCCGAACGGCAGCGCGTGGCCTTCGAGCGCTTCGTGACGGACGTGCGGGCTATACTGGGCGCGAAACCTGAGCGCTAA
- a CDS encoding shikimate kinase, whose protein sequence is MSSSPRQRRPVVTSLERPVRWVALAGFMGTGKSRIGWELSRRLALHFVDTDKVIERVTGLAIPQIFELYGEETFREYESEILRRVTRLDLVVVSLGGGSFVKRENQELLLARGPVVVLSASPETIYRRTRRSSRPLLKTEDPIGRIRTLLEARSSAYARGDIFVSTDGRDSAEVVEEIVEKLWEYADDQTES, encoded by the coding sequence ATGTCCAGCAGCCCCCGGCAACGGCGTCCGGTCGTGACGTCGCTCGAGCGGCCGGTGCGCTGGGTGGCGCTGGCGGGCTTTATGGGAACCGGCAAGAGCCGCATCGGCTGGGAGCTGTCGCGGCGGCTGGCGCTGCATTTTGTCGATACCGACAAGGTGATCGAGCGGGTGACCGGGCTCGCCATCCCGCAGATCTTCGAGCTCTACGGCGAGGAGACCTTCCGCGAGTACGAGAGCGAGATCCTGCGGCGCGTCACGCGCCTGGACCTGGTGGTCGTCTCGCTGGGCGGCGGCTCCTTTGTCAAGCGCGAGAACCAGGAGCTGTTGCTGGCGCGCGGTCCGGTGGTGGTGCTCTCGGCCAGTCCCGAAACCATCTACCGCCGCACCCGTCGCTCGAGCCGCCCGCTGCTGAAGACCGAGGACCCGATCGGGCGCATCCGGACGCTGCTCGAGGCGCGTTCGAGCGCGTACGCGCGCGGGGATATCTTCGTGTCCACCGACGGGCGCGATTCGGCTGAGGTGGTGGAGGAAATCGTGGAGAAGCTGTGGGAGTACGCCGATGATCAAACTGAGAGTTGA
- the aroC gene encoding chorismate synthase, with protein sequence MKFLTAGESHGPQLTAILEGLPSQLELTAADIDPWLEKRQTGYGRGRRMVIETDRVQILSGVRAGRTTGAPVTLVVENKDHRNWVEIMSPEPGNEPRKKALTAARPGHADLAGGIKYRHKDLRDVLERASARETTMRVAVGAVSLKLLKVLGIEGVNFVASLRDIECQVPFSWDLLEAVESSPVRCPDPQASARMVEIIDQAKKDGDTLGGVLEVRFRGLPIGLGSYVQWDRKLDGRIAQAVMSVQAVKGVEIGYGFQAARLPGSAVHDAIYRDERGYHRRTNGAGGLEGGMTDGEELVVRVALKPIATLMTPLPTVDVVTREPADAARERSDTTAVPAAGVIMQCVIAQVLAEAVLEKFGGDTVPELQERIEAYRQYALEY encoded by the coding sequence ATGAAGTTCCTGACCGCCGGTGAATCTCACGGGCCGCAACTGACGGCCATCCTCGAGGGCCTGCCCTCGCAGCTCGAGCTGACCGCGGCCGATATCGACCCCTGGCTGGAGAAACGCCAGACCGGGTACGGGCGCGGTCGCCGCATGGTGATCGAAACCGACCGTGTCCAGATCCTGTCCGGCGTGCGCGCGGGCCGCACCACCGGAGCCCCGGTGACGCTGGTGGTGGAGAACAAGGACCACCGCAACTGGGTCGAGATCATGAGTCCCGAGCCCGGCAACGAGCCGCGCAAGAAGGCCCTCACGGCCGCGCGCCCCGGCCACGCCGACCTCGCGGGCGGCATCAAGTACCGCCACAAGGACCTGCGTGACGTCCTCGAGCGCGCTTCGGCGCGCGAGACCACCATGCGGGTGGCGGTAGGGGCCGTGTCCCTCAAGCTGCTGAAGGTGCTGGGGATCGAAGGTGTGAACTTCGTGGCCTCGCTGCGCGACATCGAATGCCAGGTGCCGTTCTCCTGGGATCTGCTCGAAGCGGTCGAGAGCAGCCCGGTGCGCTGCCCGGACCCCCAGGCGAGCGCGCGGATGGTCGAGATCATCGACCAGGCCAAAAAAGACGGGGACACGCTGGGCGGGGTCCTCGAGGTGCGCTTCCGGGGACTGCCGATCGGCCTGGGCAGCTATGTCCAGTGGGACCGCAAGCTCGACGGGCGCATCGCGCAGGCGGTGATGAGCGTGCAGGCGGTCAAGGGCGTGGAGATCGGCTACGGCTTCCAGGCCGCGCGGCTGCCCGGCAGCGCGGTGCACGACGCGATCTACCGTGACGAGCGCGGCTACCACCGCCGCACCAACGGCGCGGGCGGCCTCGAGGGCGGCATGACCGACGGTGAGGAACTGGTGGTGCGCGTGGCCCTCAAGCCGATTGCCACGCTGATGACCCCGCTGCCCACCGTGGACGTGGTGACCCGCGAGCCCGCCGATGCGGCGCGCGAGCGCAGCGACACCACCGCCGTTCCGGCGGCGGGCGTGATCATGCAGTGCGTGATCGCACAGGTGTTGGCCGAGGCGGTCCTCGAGAAGTTCGGTGGGGACACGGTGCCGGAGCTGCAAGAGCGCATCGAGGCCTACCGGCAGTACGCCCTCGAGTACTGA
- a CDS encoding type II secretion system protein GspD has product MIKRVLLTLALSFGGALAAPELPQDARYNSTVSLEMGTSGNLPTILQALGRSVGLTVVTDSVPDKTINYDITGKPFRDIWSLLVRLNDLDFELLPNDIVIVGPPSVVQKVRGGTAANTVNTERRFYTVINPVENMVGFLRSELPGVTITPVSGTQVISVTATPAQHDEIISLLSRVDVANTQTAIVQRVFQLANAKAAEVKKVLEGTLQLELTTPQQNTDPAVTPTPAANTATPAASTAQAQGGGATGSASTPVPNLQIIADVRTNTLVVRGTPTQVNQIAELIPQLDQRVPQINVQVRIQEVSETAVRTLGVDWSAGIGNFVTKILGGQLTAIFDATQSTTGFNIGATLNALETQGFAKRVDDSTITLQSGQTLPAVLKSGGTLSINLVGAGDQKIEKEIDYGVTVNLLNPQVSSDGTISLRVETSVKDFLGDQTDPSFINLTNREAQTNLSFKSGQTVLLGGLLTTRDTVNSKGVPFLSSIPLIGNLFKNETINKEQTQLMLVITANVLE; this is encoded by the coding sequence ATGATCAAACGCGTTCTTCTTACTCTTGCCCTCAGTTTCGGGGGAGCTCTGGCTGCTCCTGAACTTCCTCAGGATGCACGCTACAACAGCACGGTTTCCCTCGAGATGGGAACGAGCGGCAACCTGCCCACGATCTTGCAGGCCCTGGGCCGCAGCGTGGGTCTCACGGTCGTCACCGACTCGGTGCCGGACAAGACCATCAACTACGACATCACCGGCAAGCCGTTCCGCGACATCTGGTCGCTGCTGGTACGCCTCAACGACCTCGACTTCGAACTGCTGCCCAACGATATCGTGATCGTGGGTCCGCCCAGCGTGGTCCAGAAAGTCCGGGGCGGCACCGCCGCGAACACGGTCAACACCGAGCGCCGCTTTTACACGGTGATCAACCCGGTCGAGAACATGGTGGGCTTTTTGCGCTCCGAACTGCCCGGAGTGACCATCACGCCGGTCAGCGGAACCCAGGTTATCTCGGTGACCGCCACCCCGGCCCAGCACGACGAGATCATCTCGCTGCTGTCGCGGGTGGACGTGGCAAATACCCAGACCGCCATCGTGCAGCGTGTCTTCCAGCTGGCCAACGCCAAGGCCGCCGAGGTCAAGAAGGTCCTCGAGGGCACCTTGCAGCTGGAGCTGACCACCCCGCAGCAGAACACCGACCCCGCCGTGACTCCCACGCCCGCAGCCAATACCGCCACCCCGGCTGCCAGCACGGCCCAGGCTCAGGGTGGCGGCGCGACCGGCAGCGCGAGCACGCCCGTACCGAACCTGCAGATCATCGCGGACGTCCGCACCAACACCTTGGTGGTGCGCGGCACCCCCACCCAGGTGAACCAGATCGCCGAACTGATCCCGCAGCTTGACCAGCGCGTGCCCCAGATCAACGTTCAGGTGCGGATCCAGGAGGTCTCCGAGACGGCGGTACGCACCCTGGGCGTCGACTGGAGTGCCGGGATCGGTAACTTTGTCACCAAGATCTTGGGCGGCCAGCTCACCGCCATCTTCGACGCGACCCAGAGCACGACCGGCTTCAACATCGGTGCGACCCTGAACGCGCTCGAGACCCAGGGCTTTGCCAAACGCGTGGACGACTCCACCATCACCTTGCAGAGCGGTCAGACGCTGCCGGCCGTGCTGAAATCGGGCGGTACGCTCTCGATCAACCTGGTCGGTGCCGGCGACCAGAAGATCGAGAAGGAAATCGACTACGGCGTGACCGTGAACCTGCTCAACCCGCAGGTCTCGTCGGACGGCACCATCAGCTTGCGGGTCGAGACCTCGGTCAAGGATTTCCTGGGTGACCAGACCGACCCCAGCTTCATCAACCTGACCAACCGCGAGGCGCAGACCAACCTGTCGTTCAAGTCAGGTCAGACCGTGCTGCTCGGCGGCCTGCTCACCACCCGCGACACCGTCAACAGCAAGGGCGTGCCGTTCCTGTCCTCGATCCCGCTGATCGGCAACCTGTTCAAGAACGAGACGATTAACAAGGAACAGACCCAGCTGATGCTGGTCATCACCGCCAACGTCCTCGAGTAA